From Gloeothece citriformis PCC 7424, the proteins below share one genomic window:
- a CDS encoding DUF3854 domain-containing protein: MINPTSNRRGWTSASKNLAAVDSRTTTNTDLHQNINSGYSEWSESLVKPSLIQANVIPFAPGEAWDWLIYSDKIPRRNTGVLTYGVLKQYDNFEKSGGWLVQNINPVTGEDSLYNRAKFDHPRVGHDGKVIKYESPPKNPTEPIFLKVPHEICHDVWSDVANVNNIPLPPSSEDPPHFWEWFKNSSAPLWITEGEKKAGCLLSKGRVTTSVPGINNYHDVKLKQEKNILKLHPYLEHFADGRDIIITFDRDEKPKTRVAVRKAIKKLGKLFKDKGCNVKICIWDGKKGKGIDDFLANGNTLSDCQYLTFERYCAGAERIEKYKGASHPVGEKINSRYIGNVSLPDARIIALKAPKGTGKTTLMAQLSQQFKDEGKPL, encoded by the coding sequence ATGATTAATCCTACCTCAAATAGGCGGGGATGGACAAGTGCGTCCAAAAATCTTGCTGCCGTTGATTCCAGAACGACTACCAATACTGACCTACACCAAAATATTAATAGTGGTTACTCAGAATGGTCAGAAAGCCTTGTCAAACCAAGCCTGATACAAGCAAACGTCATCCCCTTTGCCCCTGGAGAAGCCTGGGACTGGTTAATATACTCAGACAAAATCCCTCGACGTAACACCGGCGTACTCACCTACGGAGTTCTCAAGCAGTATGATAATTTTGAAAAATCTGGCGGCTGGCTAGTCCAAAATATCAACCCAGTCACCGGTGAAGATTCTCTTTACAATCGGGCTAAATTTGACCATCCTAGGGTGGGTCATGACGGAAAGGTCATAAAGTACGAATCGCCCCCAAAAAACCCTACAGAACCGATTTTCCTGAAAGTCCCTCATGAGATTTGTCACGATGTCTGGTCTGATGTAGCCAATGTTAATAATATCCCCCTTCCCCCCTCTTCTGAAGATCCTCCTCATTTCTGGGAATGGTTTAAAAATTCTTCTGCTCCTCTATGGATAACTGAGGGAGAGAAAAAAGCCGGATGTCTTCTTTCAAAAGGTCGGGTTACTACCTCTGTTCCTGGTATTAATAATTATCACGATGTCAAGTTAAAGCAAGAGAAAAACATCCTTAAACTACATCCCTACTTAGAACACTTTGCTGATGGCCGAGACATTATTATAACCTTTGACCGGGACGAAAAACCCAAGACCAGAGTTGCCGTTAGAAAAGCCATTAAGAAGCTTGGAAAACTCTTCAAGGATAAAGGATGTAACGTTAAGATTTGTATCTGGGATGGTAAGAAAGGTAAGGGCATTGACGACTTTCTAGCCAACGGTAATACACTCTCTGATTGTCAGTATCTTACTTTTGAAAGGTACTGCGCGGGGGCTGAAAGGATAGAGAAATATAAGGGGGCAAGTCATCCTGTTGGGGAGAAAATCAACTCTAGATATATAGGTAATGTGTCTCTCCCAGATGCCCGGATTATTGCCTTAAAAGCTCCTAAAGGAACGGGCAAAACTACCCTAATGGCTCAACTATCTCAACAATTTAAAGATGAAGGAAAGCCGTTATAA
- the mobQ gene encoding MobQ family relaxase: protein MAIYHLNAKVISRGKGKSSTAAAAYRAGDKIHDERLGKTFDYTRKQGVYATEILAPNDAPDWVYNRSKLWNAVELFETRSNSQVAREFDIALPVELSHDQKRSLVKTWVSDQFVNSGVVADVAFHDLNSQNPHVHILLTTRVIDSSGFGRKTREWDKKDFLFQVRESWADYTNEALLNAGTTERIDHRTLEEQGINRIPQIHLGPDVAAMMERGIATERSQAYLTIEATNREIEALEKQLTLLDETIRPIGEDELELLELELPNKSISTHRSDEQSSREREETPEPGITDLTAEFDRLTERLRSSGQQDRKPGKQTNPTVQPTEPAVSNLDDTASRLSQLAKRLKPTQERNAETTGVARSSVESQATTSQNRTDPAISPQIPTDADLAGRPHLHHKGSSEPVISDRNSRGTNSVANAPNSTPPAATPTKPNKRPSKQHRNPVRQDRKTVAQVTPTPKKQPSSQQKEVISPPNEEPEKQNNQLTDAELVALVRLFTQWEKTVPSPPDENKRKRLTEQFVAQEKELRKLSNSISTQKQFLSDNPPRSWKNPFGLDPDLYSSKEYDLSNSRYHYTNLQQKQKNTLSELANLSAEETKYNNWLSSPETQKMMELKKQLYSPELSERINQLMEVYQTYHNALTILEKRGVKTANKSYFAGNIYRVEKVDNTLTLTHKDKENPILVVTDNRDTGGIIDIIQCDLTDEDKKTMEKAAEYVSRPPIQQVQKHRGGLSR, encoded by the coding sequence TACGCTACAGAGATCTTAGCCCCTAATGATGCCCCCGATTGGGTTTATAATCGTTCTAAGTTATGGAACGCTGTAGAGCTATTTGAAACCCGCTCAAATTCTCAAGTAGCCAGAGAATTCGACATCGCTTTACCCGTTGAACTGAGCCACGACCAAAAACGCTCATTAGTGAAGACTTGGGTTAGTGACCAGTTTGTTAATTCTGGTGTGGTGGCAGATGTAGCTTTTCATGATTTGAACAGCCAAAATCCCCATGTTCATATTCTGCTGACTACTCGCGTAATTGATAGCAGTGGCTTTGGACGTAAAACACGGGAATGGGATAAAAAAGATTTTCTCTTTCAGGTTAGGGAGTCCTGGGCCGATTACACCAATGAAGCCTTATTAAATGCAGGGACTACAGAACGGATAGATCACCGTACTCTAGAAGAACAGGGCATTAATCGCATCCCCCAGATCCATTTAGGTCCCGATGTCGCCGCTATGATGGAGCGAGGAATTGCCACAGAACGTAGTCAGGCTTATTTAACCATAGAAGCCACCAATAGAGAAATAGAAGCCTTAGAGAAACAGCTAACCCTTCTAGATGAAACAATTAGACCAATAGGGGAGGACGAGCTTGAGTTATTGGAGTTAGAATTACCCAACAAATCAATCTCAACACACAGGAGTGATGAGCAATCCTCAAGGGAACGGGAAGAAACCCCAGAACCAGGAATTACAGACCTTACAGCAGAATTTGACAGGCTTACTGAACGTCTTAGAAGCTCTGGCCAACAGGATAGAAAGCCTGGAAAACAAACAAACCCAACTGTACAACCAACTGAGCCAGCAGTCTCAAACCTCGACGACACTGCATCGAGATTATCTCAACTGGCAAAACGACTTAAGCCAACTCAAGAAAGAAATGCAGAAACTACAGGAGTCGCCAGATCTTCTGTGGAATCTCAAGCAACTACAAGTCAAAACAGAACAGATCCAGCAATCTCTCCCCAAATCCCTACCGATGCAGATTTGGCTGGACGGCCACACCTTCACCACAAGGGGAGTAGTGAGCCTGTTATTTCTGACCGGAATAGTCGCGGGACTAATAGCGTGGCTAATGCTCCTAATAGCACCCCCCCGGCAGCTACACCAACTAAACCAAATAAGAGGCCGAGTAAACAACATCGAAATCCGGTTAGACAGGATAGAAAAACGGTTGCCCAAGTAACCCCTACTCCTAAAAAACAACCCTCCTCTCAACAAAAAGAAGTAATTTCTCCTCCAAATGAAGAACCCGAAAAACAAAATAATCAGCTTACCGATGCTGAATTGGTAGCTTTGGTGAGGCTATTCACTCAATGGGAAAAAACCGTTCCCTCTCCTCCTGATGAGAACAAACGTAAAAGATTAACTGAGCAATTCGTTGCCCAGGAAAAAGAGTTAAGAAAGTTATCTAATTCTATCTCTACTCAAAAACAGTTTTTATCAGATAACCCGCCCCGTTCATGGAAAAACCCCTTTGGGCTAGACCCTGACCTATATAGCTCCAAAGAATACGACTTAAGTAATAGCCGTTATCACTACACTAATCTACAACAAAAACAGAAAAACACCCTATCAGAACTGGCGAACTTATCTGCTGAAGAAACTAAATATAATAACTGGTTATCATCTCCCGAAACTCAGAAAATGATGGAGCTTAAGAAACAACTCTATTCCCCTGAGCTTTCTGAACGTATTAACCAGTTAATGGAAGTCTATCAAACTTACCATAATGCTCTTACTATACTAGAGAAGCGAGGGGTTAAAACGGCTAACAAATCCTATTTTGCTGGCAATATTTATCGGGTTGAAAAGGTAGATAATACCTTAACCCTAACTCATAAAGATAAGGAAAACCCAATTTTAGTGGTTACTGATAATAGGGACACAGGAGGAATTATTGATATTATTCAATGTGACTTAACAGATGAGGATAAGAAAACAATGGAGAAGGCGGCTGAGTATGTATCACGACCTCCAATTCAACAAGTTCAAAAACATCGAGGTGGGCTATCACGGTGA